In the Anomalospiza imberbis isolate Cuckoo-Finch-1a 21T00152 chromosome 3, ASM3175350v1, whole genome shotgun sequence genome, GGAAACAGCTCCACCATGGAGCATGCTGTCAGATTCCCAAAGAGACATTACTTGTTCTGATTAGTCTGGAATAAGGAACACACAGAAAACTAGGCAAGAACCTCACTCCACCTGTTATCTAGTACTCTCTTCATAATGGGTGGCCACATCAGATTTAGCAGAATGTCCAAACTTGGCCCTGTGACAGGAGTCACCAAAACGAGATGTGGAAATAGTCCTTCCCTGAGTaaataaaacactttaaaaatgaaTTCCCATTCCTCATTGGGACAAAAGTCTGGAATGGTAAAAGTTTGCCGAGCAGAAACAATAGCTAGAGccattggttttttttctgttaggaaaatattttcctcaagTTTTAGATCCATTTTGGGAAGGGACATATTTTGTAGCTAATGGAAAACTTTGATATTCAAAGTAAAATCTCTTCCCTCTCACTCTCCCTACACAGAAAAGATGGGAGACAAAGGAATTTGGCTGTGATACCTATTTAGACCCTCCTTCAGAAAACACACATCACAGCTCTCCTCCAAATGACTGCAATTACATCCAATTTAAGGCTTGTTTAATTGCTCGAGTAGTTCTGGGAAGTCTATGGATAAGTGCAAACTAGTCTACTTTTCCTACTACTTATCCATCATGAATTTGTTGGCTGATACTGAGACTTCAATGATTATTGAAAAAGACCAGGTTTTTGAAAAAACTGGGAATGGTATGAAATTGAAGTAATTTGAGGGGGTTGCCTGGGGAGCACTTTGTCTGTAGTTTCTCCCACAGAGTCAgctcacagaatcagagaataccctgagctggaagggacccacaaggatcatggaagtccagctcctgaccctgcaTGGGATGACCCCAAGAATCACTCAGTTGAAGTCAAGACGCTTCATCTTCAGGCTGCTGAAATTCCTGCGGGCGTGTGTCCCTGTGCGTACTTGTGTGCCCTCAGAAACTGAAACCAACCCCTCAAGCGAACAGATTGCAGGTGTAATCAGCTGGCATTTGTCCTGGATTTTCCCTAGTTAGGAAGGAAGAGTGTTTGGTTTTAGAgtgggagaaggagaggaaaggcgGGGGTGGCATGCAGGTGGCATtcagctggggctgaggggaggaggTTCTGGCACTGGCAGCGAGTTTTATTGGTAAATACagctagaaaagaaaatatgaactGCTTGTCCTTGTGACTGATGAATGGGAATGACATCTGGAGGCAAAACAATAATCATTGCCTTTGAGTGGCATTTGGCATTTGAATTTTAAGGGCTTGAAATAGATTTGGAGCGTTTACTCCCTGCAAAGGAGGGCCCCATTTGCTGTGTGTGTTGACAGGGCTGTTCTCATTGCAGTGCTGATATTGGTGAAAGAAGAAACCATCTCTTCCTCAGCTAAAGTCAGGGACTGCAAAGCCCCCATAGATATCAGGGGTAGTCTGTACTCAGATGGCTCCTCTTGGAAAGATACTCCTGCTTTTGCCCAAGttttgcctgggttttgacaAACTCTACAAGCTCAAGAATGAAATCTCTTGTTACAGTTGAAGGAAAATACCAATAGGCCCCTGTTTGGGCTCCCCATACCAGTATTAATTAGTGGTTTTAGCATAGATAGTGTAAGGAGGCACCTGGCCATCAATGGAGCTCTACTGATTTATCCTGAAGTTGTGTTTGGCCATCATGTTTGGTCAAATTTGGCTTTCAAATTTCTTAAGAAGTGGAAGATAGGTGGGACAGCATTTCCTCAGGACCTTAAGTTTCTGATggtcttttaattaaaaaaaaaagaaaaaaaaaccctacaaggAATGTTTATTTCAACCCTGCTTGCAAATCCCAAATTGCTAGCACCTCTCACCAGGAATGACCTTCCTCATCTCGAAAAAGCCCTTTGGAATTCACAATGTGTTCATATATATTAAAACATATATACTGCTGCAGTAACATGGCATGTATGCTCACCTATATTTCCATGGGACTGGGGATATAGACTCAGACATACATGTTGATTAATCCCTTTAATCCTGAAAATTCATAGGCACCCACTTTACTTCAGGGTTAATATGGAGCGGGAAGAATTCTCTCTCTTCCTGCTGTTTTACTCTCACTGCCAAAGTGGGCCATACCAAAACAATAGGGTGCAAGCACAGCCAGGTGGTTTCCCTGTTAAACAGTGCAATTTCAGGAGAATTAAAGGGTGATTTATCAATAATGTGAacttcttgtctttttttttttaaatatatatatatattataatgcCCTCAATACCTTATAGGCTATATCCTATTTGATTCCACGAGGTGGGCAACAATGAGCTTTGAAAGCAGTCTGCACTTACATCTTTTTGCTCTACTACCAGATACACATGAGACTTTAATTGCTTTCAAAACCACACTTGCCCTCTCTCAGCCCTCTCAGTCCATCCCTGTTCAAGACACAGATGTGTGGTGCTTTTTAGGACAAAGAGGGAATATTTGTTTGTTGGCCAGCATTTGGTTGGGTCAAACAAAGCAGTTAGCATAGCACCGAAGGAGTTACattgctgtttttttcccaacgtcaatcttttttttttttttttttttttttttttgaacagaAGATGTAAAAAGAACCCAGATGCACCAAGCTGAGTGCTTAAAACAGGGCAAAGAAACAGCTGGGGAGAAGGATGGGGAAGAAGCAGACCCAAAGCCGATGCAGATGAGCGATGGCCCATCTGCAGGAGTGGGGCTTCTAAATTtgctctgccccagcaggaAGATGTGCAGCTGCCTGGAAATTCAGGTGGAAGAACCTGGCCCCTGTAGCCAGATGATTTTGAACTCCCTCCCCATGGTGGATACAGGGAAGGTACATGCCAGACCAAGCCAGAGCTTCCTTCTTGCTTCATGCAAGGCAAGTTTTGGGCTAGAGAAGACAACGGCCACCTGAAACACCTCCCAGTGATTCCAACAGACCAGACTCCACAGTCCTTACTGAGGACAGAAAAGGAGAtccaacaacaaaacccaggaGTTTTGCCTGACTAAGGAGTGCGTGAGCAGACTTCACAAAGCTTCTCCAAAAGGGAGCAGGGGGTCCTGCCTGGCATTGCATTCCCACAAGAGACATCATACAACGGTCAGGACACTTAGacaataaaaagacaaaaaaaaccctaaacctgGGGCTTTCTATCAcatgttttttcctcctgaatCATCTGACCAGTGGTGACATTTGGAGCAATTAACTGGATCCCTTCCCTTTTTCTACAGACAGTTATCCTTTCACCCACGTAGCTTGAGGCTCAACCAGGGATGAATCCACCTTGATGGACATGGAACCAACAGCCAAAACTCCCACAGGTGGCAAGGGAAGTTTTGCCTGCAGGAGGACGGCGAAGGCAGCCTGGTCTGGTGTCCCTAGGTGTGGCACAGGTTTTttctccaggaaagcagggaCTTCAGGAAGAGTTGCATGGGAGCAGCGTTGGGTCTATTTTATCCTTTCACATCCCACCTTCGCCCTTTGCGTAaggaaacaatttaaaaaaaaaaaaaaaaagctactgtACAACCAAGTAAACTGCAATTATTGTGCTGTCTTAGTCAGTCAAGGAACTTAAAAGgcaaaaacagaaagaaaaaaaaagatattttttcacATGTTTATCAGTTGAGACACTAGTTTTCCCATGCCTACAAGAGTCCTCAGCAATACCAGCCTCCCAAATAAGGTCCAGGCTATTCCAAAACAGCGTGAGCAAATTTTTCACTGTATTCAGATGGAAGCTGATGACTGAAAGATTAGTGCACATTTAACCGTGGCTGATGAGAGCAACTTTTAAAGAAATTCAAGTATTCATCAGTAATCTGTTAGGTTCAGAAATACTTTTGTCATCTTTAGTTTCAAGTTTTCAGAAAGagcaaggaaaagggaaaggtcACCTGTTGTGTAAGAAAATAATATTGCAAATAGTGCTGTTACATTTGACCAGGAAAGCAAGGCTGTTCAGTTGGCGCACAACAATTTTCTCCGTTCCTTGCTTTTGGGGAGAGAAAAGACTTCAAATCACTTTCTCAAGACATGCACCAGCAGATCTTCCTTCTGCATGTTGTAACCCACCCCTTCACTGCTCATCCCCCACAACAACACAAACCCAGCAGGAATAAAATTTTCACAGCGCACTTCCAGCACCTCTCACACACATTAACTTAAGCCTCACAACACCCCTGTGAGGTAGGTAAATATTATTATACCCATGTACAGATGGGTAAACTGTAGGCACAGAAAGGTTAAATCACTTGCCCAAGGTTACACAGCAACTTCGTGGCAGAGCTGGGGTCGAAACCCAGGAGTACTGTCACCCAAAAATCTGCAATGACTTTTAGACCGTGGCCACTTTCTATGCTCTCTGTAAGAGACCATCTGACAAACACAGCATTGCACAAATCCAATTAACTCCGCGGATTACAAAGTGCCTGGCTTTCAAACAGTTGCCTTGCTGCATGTGTCCCAAAGGAATGGGGAGGGCACAGGAAGGTTTCTGCtctcataatttttttccatttgcagaGCTTGGTTCTGGTTTAGTTTCATTTTTAGGTTTTTAATATACGACAGAAAAAGGTATCCACATTATTTTATCAACAACATTGCTTTCCAATTGGGTTTTGTGTATGTCTGACTATACATTGAGGTCCAGATGGTTTATGcagatttattttaatagtCACCATTTGCCTCCCTCCTCATCAGTAAAGAGCCAATGGAACATATGCAGCGATCCGACAtctcattttcccatttttctcatTATCCCACTGTCTGAGCTTCAAGTAAGGAGCAAGGGTTGAATACAGGCAATACCCACCACAGCAGGAAAGCTCCTTCCTTTTTTCACATCACACCTCGACAGGAAAGAGTCACCACACCATTATTCCCAAGTTCAAACACAACAGAACAATGAAGCGATTCTGAACGTGCTCATGGAGAATTAAGTGGATTGCAACAATCTCTAGTGGTACCCAAAGGTCTGGAAATGCGTTCTGCACACAGTGAAAGGTTTGCCCACGTCTATTTGGGATAGCCTCAAATCTCCTCGTTCAAACCAGGCTGAGATTCTCTGCACCAGAATACACCTGAGCtccaaggaaaaataaaaccagcaatCATAACCCTGGGAAAGCACCATTCCCAAAGCCCCCAGGGCTTGAGACAACTGCCAAAAGAACAGCATGCAAGCTTCAGCAAGCAAAGGGTCCACAACGGAGTTCACATCAACCCTACCGTCCTACACCAGCCACCTCAGCTTCTGTGGGGATTGGCATAGACCTTATTTTGTCATGgttatttgggtttttgttttctggtgGGTTTTCTTTTGCAGGACCACATTTGATCTGAGCAGAacccagagaaaagcaaacccagtaaaagaaggaaaaatcctAGGAAAGCCTGTCTCCATGAATTACCACTGACTCCGGCAGCTTCCAAATAGTCTCCTGCCCAAGCTGCCCAGCAAGCAGGCACTGAAAGGTTTTGCAAATGCACAGTAGTaagttttccttttcaaagCACCTCTGAGCATTAATGAAATCATTCTGGACTAACGTCAGACCACATTTTCTTCAGGAGGTTTAGTCATGCTGCAGGTGTGCAGGTGACAGGTGTGACATGCAGGGCCAGGGGTGGGATAAATTGTGAAGTGAATCTTTTGTGTACAAAAATATATCTGAAGAGCATGGGGTGATTGCACTCTGAAAGTCAATAGTGATGCTCCTTGCATGAGCCAGGTTTTAGCAGACAATTCACTAAAGCTTGGAATTAATTTTGCCATTTCATCCAGTcagctttaaataaaaatacatgcaaATGACTGCTGACTTTTGGCAGGTGCACAAAAGGATGGGGTGAAGCAGAGAAGTAGCTCCAATcccaaacactgaaaatatatatatttacacttGAAATGGGTGTCTCACTTGCACTTTAGTCTGGTAATTATTCACCATTGGCTCCTCTTCAACAGTTCAGGTTGGATTTGCTGCAGATGAAAAATGCTTCATGTGGGTGGTAAAGCATGACAAGGGCATGGGTAGGGACCTTGTAATTCCTGTGTTTCCACTGTTGATTTGGTCTGGTCTGAATGATTCCTGTCTCCGAATTAGCTGCCTATGGATGTGTAACACTATCACAGTAAACATGCCATCCATCTGacatggatggagggatggatgggtTGACATCCGAGCCATAACAGTGATGCAGTTTGCAAAATAGCCTCAGCAAAAGGAGCAAAGTGAACTGAAAAATAACTTGTCCATTGAATCaggcagaaaacagaaaaatgctaGATCGGAGCTGATGTACTCCGCCACGTCCTGCATCCTGGTCTGTGGCATGGAGTTATATCTTTATCAGGAAATGAAGCACATTCAGGATCCATTCTGGCCACGAAGCCAACTGAGTAGTGCTGGCCCCATCCTGATTCTGAAAATCTTCCACCCTTGGTACGGAGCAGCTGCATCCAAACTGCCGACTGGGGACCGTCTCTGGCCAGTGCCAAAGCCTGGGCAAGCTGTGCCTGAGCCCAGGGCTCCTTGGAGTGGATCAAAACCATGCCAGGGAAGTTTTGAATAATAACAGTCGGGATGGTGGAGCCCTCATGCCTCGGCATTGCCCTGGCATGGCACAGTTGGCTGGTTTAGATGATCCCAGGGTGAATCCAGCACCACAAATATGCCAGAGAACTTGCCCACCGATCCTGTAATGTGAATAGATACAGGCTCAACCTTCTCCATGGCAGTTTGAAATGTTCCTCATGCAGTATCTTCTGTCCAGAAGGTGGGAAATGGTATACAAAAGGTACCAGGGAAAAGCTGAGGAGTTAAAATCAAAGTGAAACCAAAACAAGTTGCTGACCATCGTGCAAAAGTGCATACCAAAAAATCAAAGGGCAAAATAATAAAACGGGAGGCTAGAACGAGACTCTTAGCACTGGGATTAGTGCCAATAAAGGGCTGGGGTAGTTTTCCACCCTGAGCTTTTGGCTTGGCAAAAGGCGCTGTTTGGCAACAAGATCACAGGTAATCCCAAAAGGAAATGGTCACCACCCCAAACTGTCCACCAGGAACATGTTGGGAGTAGTGGCAGAGCACATGCTTTATGTTAAGGCTGTAATGAAGTCCTGGAAAAAGAAACAGTTCTTCAGGGACGACACAGGCTCTCCCTGGAAATCCTTTGCTAAATGAAGATGTTGATGAATATcattcaaagaaaggagaagcagaGGCAGAAAGTTTATGCAAGTAATGAAACAGTCTTAACTCGCAGTGGAGGCACCTGCCTTTGTTGTTATCCACACTACGAGCCACGAAGGAGGAGGACTTTGGAACAGGGATGTGTCAAGCCCTTGGTTAAGCTGGTTTGGTTGTGAGAAGTTAGCACTGCATTGAGAAGTAAGGACACTTCCAGAGTGTTTTGCCCCTCCACTCCCGGCACAGGGCGGAGGCGACGGCTGTTGGTGTGGTGTTGTGGAGCAAGATCCCGTTCCTGAGGGAAGGCAGGCTGGAGTTGCTCATGAGAGGCAACACTGAAGGGTCTCCTCCTCCTGGCACCTGGTGACTGTGCCTTGGCTCATTGTCACTGTCCAGGTGGGAAGGGTCTGGCTGTTCAATGGGGTCAGTGATCAGCACCACATTTCTAGACCTCAAGGTTGATGAGTCTGGGGAGCAGGACCTTCTTAGGGTGCTTTTGAAAACAAGGATGCCACCTCCTGGAAAAATGGTCCCTGAGGAAcagcagggctgtttgccatcCATTCCTTTCTCATGCTTTTGCCACAGAAATGCAGATGTGAGGAGGAGAGCTCTTCATGCAAGGACCAAGGGGAGCCTTTACATGGGGAATTAGATCAAGATAATTCTACACTAACATTAAAGGCAAGTCAAAAGAAAGTTCTGGAAGGAGAAATGTAGGCCTGCAGCTAGAGGATGGGCACCTCTGTGTTCTTAAGACTCAGCAGGTGGGGACAGCACGTTCACTTCACAAATTACCTCTTTTTATGGAGACAGCACATTGATCAGGGGAAAAACAGGGTGAAATGTTTGTAGAACACTTGAGAAGGGACTGGCTGTGGGGTACAGACAATGGAGAagggaaatgaaagcttttcacaaatatataTCAGttcatgtatatatatatatatatatatatatatatgtatttatgtgCACAGCAAACAAGAAACTGGGGAGTTAGACAGGGGACGACAAGACCAAATCCCTCCCTTTGCATGAAAATGTGACCATCACACTGGTTGTAATCAGAGCCCAGAAACATCTGCCTGAAATGGAGTTTGACTGGGAATTACAGTACCACTGACAATTTGGCTTTGTATGAACTTTGCCATGTGTCTATAGTTTGGCGTGAAGGAGTCCTGCCCTCCTTGAAAGTGACAGACACCAGTTGAAAGTTTCctttacaaaacaaaatgaaacaactgAAGAAACCCCAACATTTCTCAGAATACTGCAAAGGATCACTgattgaaaaaaatgtttctcttcaGGTATATTCAGGCGAAGAAAGCATTCAGCTTCTTTAAACTGTTATATAAAATTGGTACTAGTTTCTTTAAATACtatcataattaaaaaaaccaactgattcttgaaattaaaaaaaaataataatcataatTAGAAAATATCCCTCCATGCTGATCTTCTCTTCAGAATAGGTCAGCATGGGAGTTTTGCACCCTAGACAGTTACAGTATTTCTGGAATAAAAAATTGCAATTACACACAGAAAATACTACAGCATTCACTTAAAAATATCtcatttgttgttgttgtttttcccctcccaaGTAGAGGGATGGTGGGATTGAAAAGATGCCCTGAAACGGGAATATTCCTTTAAAGGAGCAATACTCTCGAAATGGAAAAAGGGTGTCGGATAGACACAAACCCAGTGATTTAACTCGAAAAAAACCCAAGGTATTCCAGCACAGAAACAGAATCCGAGAGAGATGAGAATGTTCAGACACCGAGCGGGTTATTTGGAAATGTCAAGACAACCCCACAGCCCTCGGCGGGACCGTCTGGGCTTTGCCAACATCGGAGGTGGCAGCATCTCCTGGCGGTGGAAGGCTAAGCTAAACCACAGCGCTCTCGCTACGCTCTTGGGTTTCCTCTGGTTGTTGTTTCTCGCCATGTACTTACAGTAGAGGGTGACACGAGACAGTTTTTATCAGCAGTTCCCCACATGTAACCGAGTTGAAGAATTTTCTCAGCTAAATCACAACAACAACATCAACAGAAATACAAAGCACCAAATCATCTCAAGACGTGAGTCAGTTTTACAGGTTATTACCGTTTGAAGAAGttttgttggttgttttgttgttgtttgttttttgtgtttttgtgtttttttttaatcccgacttttcatgttttgttttccttaaaaacaaaacagaaacaaaacaaaaaatcaaaacccaaaaatccccaaaatggAACAAAGGATGCTTTACAATCACTTTAAGGCTCGCACTGAATGAGACATGACAGGTCTTACACAAGATTACAAATAATACATGTATGCCTTTCACAGCCTTAAAATGATACAGTAGGTCAAATTATTTTGCCAGTCACTGATCAAGTATTGTGCCTTTAAATTGACTCGCTTTTTGCTACCATGCTGAGTTTTATTATTACTGAAATAATTATTAGATATGTGGAAATGTACTTTCAGATCATGTTTTTGGTTTATAATTTTGataatttctcattttccagAAATCAAGGTGACAGGCCTTATTCTGGGGTCAGACTGTTGGTATTTGCTCCACTGGAGACAGTGGGGTTTTAGCATGAGCAGTTGTTGGGAACAGGATCAGATTCTGTATTTTCACACTGATCTGATACAATCCCACCTTTGTACAGGGTCCATTTCCACGAGGAAAACGGTTCCAGGGTGGGGTCACATTTATTACACGACTTGGTCAAGGCTTGGCCCAATGGTGTTATAAATTCCTTGCCAAATTATCTTACAGACCTGATTTTGTCTTTCAGCTGTTGGAAAAATCAAACTCCATTGGGGTTGTCTTGGCTTTGCTTTcttatcttttctttcttagacatttggaggtttttttctgctaaatCCAATATGTGCAAcaggatatattttttttaatacatttctctcttttcgttgttgttattttttttttttaattttaaggtTTGCATTTCAGTTGGAtggttggtttttctttttttttatttttcctggcaTATAATCATCAAAGAGTTTTGCATGAGAAAGGTGACAGTACTTAATGAAACTCAGCACCTAAGGGCATAAGGCAGTTgtaggtttgtttgtttgtttttttttttttatttttcaatcagCACCAATCCCATAAATAATGTTCTACACTTGGTGTACGGTATAAAACTGATGTGGAGATGCCTCCTTCTCCACCTGTGAATCCTAGGTGTGGAAGTTGAAATACTGTTTCTTGTgtgtaaaaaacaaaagaaaagtttttctttttgtttttacttaCAAAACATAGagaatatcttttttttttatacatacAGCAACCAGAAAGAAAGCTTATCTGAAggtttgtgtttgtttcatGATCTGTGTTTACCGTAAACAAAAATAAGGTCCCCTCTTTTACTTTTGCTTTAAGGAGCTTTAAAGTGAAGATTCATATTGTAGCAACTCATATAAGAGAGGTCCATCTCTATACCTAATACCTACAGCTGTGGGGGTGACATATTGGAGGATGTTGATAGTTCTTCTTAACCTCCTGTCTACAAAATGAGCATCCCAGGCAGGATATCTTTTTCTTGGGATGTCAATCTTAATGAGAGGCCCCTCGGGGGGGTAGGGTCGCCCAGATGGAGTAGATGGTACCATTGCTCTCACCTGGAAAACGGGCAAGCAAGTGTCAGCTGTGAGTTCCTCCTGTTGCTCCGTGACCGCTCTGGTGGGCGTAGCCTGGGCCCCCCGGTACCCAGGGGTTTGGGGCGCCATGGGCTCAACATCGGGGGGCAAAGGaatgccccagagcagctcGGCGCAACAGGAGCTGGCAAAGATCTTAGCTCTTGGCCCCATGGGATGCAGCACACCATAATATAACAGCATCAAAGCTATCCCAGCAGCAAAGCTAAGAAAGACACAACACAGTGCTGGCACGGCATAGGAGTCAGTGGTGTCAGGATCTCTGTAAAAATACCAAAGGAGCGTCAAGGCAGCGTTCTCCGTCAGGACCACCGTGTAATACGCAAACATTCGGTATCGAGTCCGCCCTTCCTTGACattaaaccagcagaaaatgtaCACAATCCCTACCACCATGTTGAAGAGGATCTCCTCCCACTTAGACATGCAGAAATCTGTCCCACCATGGATGATCCAGAAAGCCATGGCACACCAATGGACCACTACAAAGATCCCAAAGTAGAGCTGGAAGATGGAAGCAAAGAGAGCAAAAGAAATAACTCGGGATGAGATGGTGAAGAGGCGCCAGAAGAGATGGATGAGGGCCCCTCTGTAGCTCATACTCTTCTTGTCGTCCCTAGAGTCCCGAAGAAGCTTGTGATAGGAGGCTAGCACCCAAGCCAGGGACATCAGGGAGGCCACAGAGGACACACCTGCCGGAAGACACACAGATCCACTGAGTTAGACAGGAGCTTTGGTGGAAAACATCATCTGCTCACTAAATTATTGCATCTGGGGTAGGCTCAGGAGCCTGAAGGTTCAACTCACGTCAGGTTGTCCTTACAGTCTGGAGGAGAGAAATACAGAGATATCAGTGTGGGAATTGGAAATGGTGCCATATTCAGGAGTTCTCTGACTCCTTGTCCTTATCTTCCTGAGCCACTGGATCAGCCACCCCACCCTGGCAGTTCCAGTAGGGAACAGCCTCTGTGCTCATCCTGACTGGATGCACATTTGAGAGCTTGAAATCCAGATTTCATCTAAATGCTGAAGCCCAAGTGTGAAAGTTACATTCTTGGAGAGTGGAATCTCTCTTGGATTGCACCATGGCAAGAGCAGGACACCTGTATTCTCTGCAACTGCTTGGattcttttttattctaaaatacttttttttaagcaaCGTTCCCATTGATTCTGCCTTACTCAGGAATCCCCatttgcatttgcttttcagaaaaacaaggTTTATGCCCCATGCAGACAGACATATAAATCCAGGGAGCATCAAGACTCATCAGTACCCTTGAAAGAGTCCCAAAAAAAGAATCTGATCTCTCCAGCAAATCCTTGCCTTGTTTCTGGGATGGACCCAAGACCTATACTGGAGGTAGCTCTTCTCCAGTCTTGCCTACTGGCTAGAGCACAAATCCAAGCCACAGTCATGtcaggcagggcacagcctgcACTGGGGTCACCTTCAGCTCCCAACACATCCCCCTGCACCCTCACATGGGGCAGAACATCCCATGATATTCCAAAGGAACCTGGTCTTATTCTCCATCCCAACACTTAAACAATTTATTTCCTCCAGAAGATAAAATAGTGGCCCTGCCACTCTTgagaggcttttaaaaatataattccaTTGATTATCACAAGGGTAGATTGAACAACTCATGGAGCAAAGCAtcacaataaaaattaattgagagattcctgggaaaagaaagagctgctggcatcttaTTCCTTTGCCCCCACTGCTGCTCACTGGACAACTGTTCTGCATGTGAGGAAACAGATCATGGGCCAAAAATCCATATTTGGGAAGCTCAGTAATTTGGTAGCCATGGTTGGATTGGGCCTTAGCCAAAGATTTATCTGGGAACATCACCTTTAAAGTCCAAAGGAAAAACTGCTAATGGTTCCAAGCAAAACAACGAGAAATGCCCCTCCATCTCTGACATCTAACTGGGTGATAGGTCCAGATCTTACTTGGCTTTTACTTCTTTAAGAAAATCCAAGGAGCAtcttgctgcagctgctcagagttaaaaaggtaaaatgcctgaaaaacctaaatttcatcttctcttcttttctctctgctcaCAGGGGCCTTGCTTCCATGGGAATGCAAGTAAGGTTCACTGACTCCTCAGACCTCACTCTATGGAATTTATCTTGGTTTTGAGG is a window encoding:
- the XKR6 gene encoding XK-related protein 6, with protein sequence MAAKSDGGGGGGGGGGSGFAQLHNLDEAAAATGGGVGAAAAEVAEEPGASSSLHICHCCNTSSCYWGCRSACLRNLFGRAAATAAAEPLAPRPPAAAAEGPPEGGEAAERPWLDCLWIVLALLVLLGDVGTDLWLALHHYGRRDYVWCGLTLAFVLLPSVLVQILSFRWFVQDYTGGGLGAVQGLSSRGPPMMGGTAGRRGGPAGGVGGAAGTATPGAQRLCRISVWVWQSVIHLLQMGQVWRYIRTMYLGIQSQRRKEHQRRFYWAMMYEYADVNMLRLLETFLESAPQLVLQLCIMIQKNRAETLPCVSSVASLMSLAWVLASYHKLLRDSRDDKKSMSYRGALIHLFWRLFTISSRVISFALFASIFQLYFGIFVVVHWCAMAFWIIHGGTDFCMSKWEEILFNMVVGIVYIFCWFNVKEGRTRYRMFAYYTVVLTENAALTLLWYFYRDPDTTDSYAVPALCCVFLSFAAGIALMLLYYGVLHPMGPRAKIFASSCCAELLWGIPLPPDVEPMAPQTPGYRGAQATPTRAVTEQQEELTADTCLPVFQVRAMVPSTPSGRPYPPEGPLIKIDIPRKRYPAWDAHFVDRRLRRTINILQYVTPTAVGIRYRDGPLLYELLQYESSL